The following proteins come from a genomic window of Pyxidicoccus sp. MSG2:
- a CDS encoding sensor histidine kinase, with translation MLRRLLPTVVALVLGLVGLGWGLGYLQRIFATERDDAQASLDSRRTALEQYARASLAQSLRDRLEAARPALEAAAVDPLVPATGLYLRERGDQLLPRMALHDTGDDAPAKERYARLRAGTERADEEEEDPWAERLALVRAVEGALARGDRRASTVALMALLQHRAQYVLASTRDVPGLLVVLESLAERGDPVPQLMHALVRDGLADGRGGRLEGLQRLLLLRRSRFTPVDFAFLRERVAALSAKVGAPVADFESRAGELATEPLPLPRTLPGPVLVRAGWYLEPRGGSQVRGVAVDPAALLESLTREMRERGLLESDGQVRLLGAAEVLSLDALPLSVDTPEWARAQGALERRYRLKTGMVALCGVLAVAIFALAFVAQQRKFRFLELKSDFVATVSHELRTPLASIRLLAETLEWRLAEGTDARDYPARIVREADGLGFLVENLLSFNRIDKGRWVPRLEPVRLDELVSLLRRDLEAWSKVPVELEAQVGDMAFRADAQLLRLLLSNLARNACAYNTRSPVRLRVEALPGGRVRFSDNGIGIPQAQWETAFEEFVRLPGQGRDVPGSGLGLALCRRIMRLHGGSLRVAASSPEGTTFELTFPPPVTT, from the coding sequence ATGCTCCGCCGACTGCTGCCCACCGTCGTCGCCCTCGTGCTCGGCCTTGTCGGGCTCGGCTGGGGGCTGGGCTACCTCCAGCGCATCTTCGCCACCGAGCGCGACGACGCCCAGGCCTCGCTCGACTCGCGGCGCACGGCGCTGGAGCAGTACGCCCGCGCCTCGCTGGCGCAGTCGCTGCGGGACAGGCTGGAAGCGGCGCGGCCCGCGCTGGAGGCCGCGGCAGTGGACCCGCTGGTGCCCGCCACCGGCCTCTACCTGCGCGAGCGCGGCGACCAGCTCCTGCCGCGCATGGCCCTCCATGACACCGGGGACGACGCCCCCGCGAAGGAGCGCTACGCCCGGCTGCGCGCGGGCACGGAGCGTGCTGACGAGGAAGAGGAGGACCCGTGGGCGGAGCGGCTCGCGCTGGTGCGCGCGGTGGAGGGCGCCCTGGCCCGGGGAGACCGTCGCGCTTCCACGGTGGCGCTGATGGCGCTGCTCCAGCACCGCGCCCAGTACGTGCTCGCCTCCACGCGCGACGTGCCGGGCCTGCTGGTGGTGCTCGAATCCCTGGCCGAGCGCGGAGACCCGGTGCCGCAGCTCATGCACGCGCTGGTGCGCGATGGGCTGGCGGACGGCAGGGGCGGGCGGCTCGAAGGACTCCAGCGACTGCTGCTCCTGCGCCGCTCGCGCTTCACCCCCGTGGACTTCGCCTTCCTGCGCGAGCGTGTGGCTGCCCTCTCCGCGAAGGTGGGCGCCCCGGTGGCGGACTTCGAGTCGCGCGCGGGCGAGCTGGCCACCGAGCCACTCCCGCTGCCTCGCACGCTCCCCGGCCCGGTGCTGGTGCGCGCCGGCTGGTACCTGGAGCCACGCGGCGGCAGCCAGGTGCGTGGCGTGGCGGTGGACCCGGCCGCGTTGCTGGAGTCGCTCACCCGCGAGATGCGCGAGCGCGGGCTGCTCGAGTCGGACGGGCAGGTGCGCCTCCTGGGGGCCGCGGAGGTGCTGTCGCTGGACGCGCTGCCTCTCTCGGTGGACACGCCCGAGTGGGCGCGCGCGCAGGGGGCGCTGGAGCGGCGCTACCGGCTGAAGACGGGCATGGTGGCGCTGTGCGGCGTGCTGGCGGTGGCCATCTTCGCGCTGGCCTTCGTGGCGCAGCAGCGCAAGTTCCGCTTCCTGGAGCTGAAGAGCGACTTCGTGGCCACCGTGTCGCACGAGCTGCGCACGCCGCTGGCCTCCATCCGCCTGCTGGCGGAGACGCTGGAGTGGCGCCTCGCGGAAGGCACGGACGCGCGTGACTACCCCGCGCGCATCGTCCGCGAGGCGGACGGGCTGGGCTTCCTCGTGGAGAACCTCCTGTCCTTCAACCGCATCGACAAGGGCCGCTGGGTGCCGAGGCTGGAGCCCGTGCGCCTGGACGAGCTGGTGTCGCTGCTGCGCCGCGACCTGGAGGCCTGGTCGAAGGTGCCGGTGGAGCTGGAGGCGCAGGTCGGCGACATGGCCTTCCGGGCGGACGCCCAGCTCCTCCGCCTGCTCCTGTCCAACCTCGCGCGCAACGCCTGTGCCTACAACACGCGCAGCCCGGTGCGCCTGCGCGTGGAGGCGCTCCCGGGAGGCCGGGTGCGCTTCTCGGACAACGGCATCGGCATCCCCCAGGCGCAGTGGGAGACCGCCTTCGAGGAGTTCGTCCGCCTGCCGGGCCAGGGGCGGGACGTTCCCGGCAGCGGCCTGGGTCTGGCACTCTGCCGCCGCATCATGCGCCTGCACGGGGGGAGCCTGCGCGTCGCGGCCTCCAGCCCCGAGGGCACCACCTTCGAGCTCACGTTTCCCCCCCCGGTGACGACATGA
- a CDS encoding response regulator transcription factor, protein MTSSQPGILVVEDDTNLRLALRDNLENQGGYAVEEATNVREAREHLAKRQFQLILLDVMLPDGDGYTLCRALREEGVTTPVLMLTARTLEDDVVRGFEAGAQDYLGKPYRLRELLARVGALVKRSGGAATKQVRFAGYKMDLDRRKLESPDGAAVELTRTEFDLLAFLVREKERVLRRDDILDAVWGRDVVVDPHTVDNFVSSLKKKLGWNSASRFAIQTVRGVGYRMEIEAL, encoded by the coding sequence ATGACCTCTTCCCAGCCTGGCATCCTCGTCGTGGAGGACGACACCAACCTGCGGCTCGCGCTGCGCGACAACCTGGAGAACCAGGGTGGCTACGCGGTGGAGGAAGCCACCAACGTGCGCGAGGCGCGCGAGCACCTCGCGAAGCGCCAGTTCCAGCTCATCCTGCTGGACGTGATGCTGCCGGACGGCGACGGCTACACGCTGTGCCGCGCGCTGCGGGAAGAGGGCGTGACGACGCCGGTGCTGATGCTCACCGCGCGCACGCTGGAGGACGACGTGGTGCGCGGCTTCGAGGCGGGCGCGCAGGACTACCTCGGCAAGCCCTACCGGCTGCGCGAGTTGCTGGCCCGCGTGGGCGCGCTGGTGAAGCGCTCCGGCGGCGCGGCGACGAAGCAGGTGCGCTTCGCCGGCTACAAGATGGACCTGGACCGCCGCAAGCTGGAGTCGCCCGACGGCGCGGCGGTGGAGCTGACGCGCACGGAGTTCGACCTGCTGGCCTTCCTCGTGCGCGAGAAGGAGCGCGTGCTGCGCCGCGACGACATCCTGGACGCGGTGTGGGGCCGCGACGTCGTCGTGGACCCGCACACCGTGGACAACTTCGTCTCCAGCCTGAAGAAGAAGCTCGGCTGGAACAGCGCCTCGCGCTTCGCCATCCAGACGGTGCGCGGCGTGGGCTACCGCATGGAAATCGAGGCGCTCTGA